In Podospora pseudopauciseta strain CBS 411.78 chromosome 3, whole genome shotgun sequence, one genomic interval encodes:
- the HEM13 gene encoding Coproporphyrinogen-III oxidase (BUSCO:EOG09262CUO; COG:H; EggNog:ENOG503NUJX) yields the protein MPRFPAWRVCLQGTTPRRVLNVAVQGTWGGPCPPGTKIPLGAPAKVPVPRNPFRSSGINETFDSKSQISRARIASKRVVCGEDLSLGTARKPLTCPPSLEKWPHVGAEHRLIPSTELTNSPPTGRLVYKSCSNMASRRHAARFLSQFKLRPQLASRRSLSTLPSSTSSSSTFVPWARYAGLAAFGLIASVPLTYAMAVTEPLSMDSLSLAERDQQQKKNEGVSETSPMRLRMEKFIKEQQEQIVKALEEVDGTKFRKDEWQRKEGGGGITCCLQDGKVFEKAGVGVSVVYGTLPKPAIMKMSANHKNIAPDGEVPESLEFFAAGLSLIVHPKNPMAPTVHLNYRYFETAKPDGSSGAWWFGGGSDLTPSYLFDEDAIQFHRDLKEVCDKHNKDYYPKFKKWCDEYFYNKHRGEARGIGGIFFDDLDETVSDKENTFAFIQDSLKSFIPTYVPIVLKRKDMPFTEAEKDWQQIRRGKYVEFNLVHDRGTSFGLNTPGARVESILMSMPLTASWRYMHEPEPGSREARLVEILQNPKEWV from the exons ATGCCCCGCTTTCCTGCCTGGAGGGTGTGCCTGCAAGGGACGACCCCGCGCCGTGTTCTCAACGTCGCAGTACAAGGAACATGGGGAGGCCCTTGTCCACCCGGCACAAAAATCCCACTTGGGGCTCCGGCAAAGGTCCCGGTTCCCAGGAACCCATTCCGCAGCTCTGGAATCAACGAAACGTTCGATTCCAAAAGCCAGATCAGCCGAGCCAGAATCGCTTCCAAAAGGGTGGTCTGCGGAGAGGATCTGTCACTCGGCACTGCCCGTAAGCCGTTAACTTGCCCGCCGAGTCTTGAAAAGTGGCCTCATGTTGGCGCCGAGCATCGTCTGATCCCAAGTACCGAATTGACCAACTCTCCGCCAACGGGCCGGCTTGTATATAAAAGCTGCTCGAACATGGCCTCCCGTCGTCACGCTGCCCGTTTCTTGTCGCAGTTCAAGTTACGTCCTCAATTGGCCTCCAGGAGAAGCCTTTCAACCTTGCCCAGCTCGACATCTTCAAGCTCAACGTTTGTGCCGTGGGCCAGATACGCCGGGTTGGCAGCTTTCGGTCTGATTGCTTCGGTACCATTAACCTACGCCATG GCCGTCACAGAACCCCTCAGCATGGACTCCCTCAGTCTCGCCGAGCGCGaccagcaacaaaagaagaacGAGGGCGTCTCCGAAACCTCCCCCATGCGCCTCCGCATGGAAAAGTTTATCAAGGAGCAACAAGAACAGATTGTAAAAGCTCTCGAAGAGGTAGACGGAACGAAATTCCGAAAAGACGAATGGCAGCGCaaggaaggcggcggcggcatcacCTGCTGCCTCCAAGACGGCAAGGTCTTTGAGAAGGCCGGCGTCGGCGTCAGCGTTGTCTATggcaccctccccaagccCGCCATCATGAAAATGAGCGCCAACCACAAGAACATCGCCCCCGACGGGGAAGTCCCCGAGAGCCTTGAGTTCTTCGCCGCCGGCCTCAGTCTGATCGTCCACCCCAAGAACCCCATGGCGCCAACGGTCCACCTCAACTACAGATACTTTGAGACGGCCAAGCCGGACGGGTCATCGGGGGCGTGGTggttcggcggcggcagtgaTTTGACACCCAGCTATCTCTTCGACGAAGACGCGATACAGTTCCACAGAGACCTCAAGGAGGTCTGCGACAAGCACAACAAGGATTACTACCCGAAATTCAAAAAGTGGTGCGACGAGTACTTTTACAACAAGCACCGCGGCGAGGCGAGAGGGATCGGCGGCATCTTCTTTGACGACTTGGATGAAACCGTGTCTGACAAGGAGAACACGTTTGCTTTTATCCAGGACTCGCTCAAGTCGTTTATCCCGACATATGTCCCTATTGTGCTGAAGCGCAAGGACATGCCCTTTAccgaggcggagaaggactGGCAGCAGATCAGGAGAGGGAAATACGTCGAGTTCAACCTTGTACACGATCGGGGGACGTCGTTTGGGCTGAACACACCTGGCGCGAGAGTGGAGAGCATCCTTATGAGCATGCCGTTGACGGCGAGCTGGAGGTATATGCACGAGCCTGAGCCGGGGAGCAGGGAGGCGAGGCTGGTGGAAATCTTGCAGAACCCAAAGGAGTGGGTGTAG
- the ATG8 gene encoding ubiquitin-like protein atg8 (COG:Z; EggNog:ENOG503P2RB; BUSCO:EOG09265BTA), which yields MRSKFKDEHPFEKRKAEAERIRQKYADRIPVICEKVEKSDIATIDKKKYLVPADLTVGQFVYVIRKRIKLSPEKAIFIFVDEVLPPTAALMSSIYEEHKDEDGFLYITYSGENTFGGFETA from the exons ATGAGATCCAAGTTTAAGGACGAGCATCCCTTTGAGAAGcgcaaggccgaggccgagcgCATTCGTCAAAAATATGCTGACCGCATTCCC GTTATTTGTGAGAAGGTTGAAAAGAGCGACATCGCTACcatcgacaagaagaagtACCTCGTTCCGGCCGATCTCACCGTGGGCCAGTTCGTCTACGTTATTCGCAAACGGATTAAACTCTCCCCAGAGAAggccatcttcatcttcgttGATGAGGTCCTGCCTCCAACCGCTGCTCTCATGAGCAGCATCTATGAAGAGCACAAGGATGAGGACGG ATTCCTTTACATCACCTACTCGGGCGAGAACACCTTCGGTGGTTTCGAGACTGCCTAA